One Pocillopora verrucosa isolate sample1 chromosome 10, ASM3666991v2, whole genome shotgun sequence genomic window carries:
- the LOC131773003 gene encoding GTPase Era, giving the protein MAQEGTPEVCQIIFGAKNLEYQIEQFVSSGGQTANILLSGKTGVGKSYLTNALIGESLAVEGFDINPQTNDVNAYEVVKNGVTITVFDTPGLADATGNDEEYLRKIKEKVTHFDLFLYCIEMTTKRFRTDDLETIKKLTEALGEKLWEHALVVLTFANEVPLSPTKKTADVPEVTVFNDRFLAFKRTIKKHLFDIGVAEMTVTNLPFTPAGELDDPRLPDREDWLTAFWIAAFKRINRNAKAAFLMANVDRILFSSTIGEGNEESKVREDGNVVNLSQKLSIEENNAIAEFRAKLKENAFDKELSRCLKKTETFDEPEEECPTSPGQGAKVSGPSIKVDETCSEGLFKDMFGDVTGNLIGALTGAKFGRKYQTFFGWFTKYFKKFFPTSRPTLALKDRPESKKE; this is encoded by the exons ATGGCACAGGAAGGGACCCCCGAAGTTTGTCAGATTATATTTGGTGCAAAAAACTTGGAGTATCAGATCGAACAGTTTGTCAGTTCCGGTGGCCAGACAGCTAATATCCTTCTAAGTGGCAAGACAGGAGTTGGCAAGTCTTATTTGACAAATGCACTCATTGGAGAAAGCCTTGCGGTAGAAGGATTTGACATCAACCCACAAACTAACGAC GTAAATGCTTACGAGGTTGTCAAAAACGGCGTGACTATCACAGTGTTCGACACTCCAGGACTTGCAGATGCAACCGGCAATGATGAAGAATATCTGCGTAAAATCAAGGAGAAAGTAACCCACTTCGACCTGTTTCTGTACTGCATTGAGATGACCACTAAGCGATTCCGCACCGACGACTTGGAAACGATAAAGAAGCTTACAGAAGCCTTGGGGGAGAAACTTTGGGAACATGCTCTGGTGGTTTTAACCTTCGCCAACGAAGTCCCTCTATCTCCAACCAAGAAGACGGCTGACGTACCTGAAGTAACCGTTTTCAATGACCGCTTCTTAGCTTTCAAGAGAACgataaagaaacatttgtttgATATAGGAGTAGCTGAAATGACAGTGACTAATCTGCCATTTACGCCAGCCGGAGAGTTGGATGACCCAAGACTTCCAGATAGAGAAGACTGGTTGACAGCATTTTGGATCGCAGCTTTCAAACGTATCAACAGGAACGCAAAAGCTGCTTTCCTGATGGCAAATGTCGATCGTATTTTATTTTCCTCCACCATTGGTGAGGGAAACGAAGAAAGCAAAGTAAGGGAGGATGGCAACGTTGTCAATCTTAGCCAGAAATTATCCATCGAAGAAAATAATGCAATTGCAGAATTCAGagcaaaattgaaagagaacGCCTTTGACAAAGAGTTGAGCCGCTGTTTGAAGAAAACTGAGACGTTCGATGAACCTGAAGAAGAGTGTCCCACATCACCTGGTCAAGGTGCAAAGGTGTCAGGCCCCTCCATCAAGGTGGACGAAACGTGCTCTGAAGGCCTTTTTAAGGACATGTTTGGCGATGTAACAGGGAACCTCATCGGTGCGCTGACCGGTGCTAAGTTTGGTAGAAAGTACCAAACATTCTTCGGCTGGTTTACGAAGTATTTTAAGAAGTTTTTCCCAACTTCTCGACCCACTTTAGCTTTAAAGGATAGGCCAGAGAGCAAGAAGGAATGA